Genomic DNA from Mixophyes fleayi isolate aMixFle1 chromosome 7, aMixFle1.hap1, whole genome shotgun sequence:
TGTCATGGTAGATGGGCATTCACAATTGGATCAAAATCTCCACTAAGAATCTCATGTTTATTTcagataaaataatatacagCAATATTGCAGAGTCTAACCCAGAAATATATCATCAGACAACGCTGTTATCAGACCATCCCCTAAACAGAATGGAGGCACCCATTCTTTGTGCTAAaataatattcatgaaaatgcaaaCTATCAATTCATTAAGACCCAGTTACTTCGCTGGGGCACTTCATGACCAATATTTATGAGGCTGACTAACATTCCTGAGTCAGTGTTTCTTTATGTATTGAAAGTTGCCGTCATACAAATGGGACACATTTAATTTAGAGTAATGGCACAATAAAGATCTGGTCACATGATTCATCAACTGAGTCTTTTACCTCCAAACATGCAGCGCACTTCAATAAGTCTACTACTGAGTGGGCAGCATTAATATGGTATAATCAAGTCTAACCCTCGACCAAAGAGATGCTTGATAATGTTGTTAGGCTATATAAAATATGCTCCATCTATACTCATAAATATTAATTCAGCCCATAAAAATGGCAACCTTCACTGTGTGTAGGTCACAGGTGCTCCTGTAGACGAAATGTATTTTCCTATAAGAATTCACAAAAGtcaatctatctatttatatttggctctctatttttctatctagatagatagatagatagatagatagatagatagaatatagaGAGCCAAAtagagatatctatctatctaatctatctctCTAGCTCTCATATATATGGATCTGTCTATctagatatctatatatctatctatcttagcacggggctaagtggttagcccttctgccttacagcactggggtcatgagttcaattcctgaccatggccttatctgtgaggagtttgtatactcTCCCCGCatttgcgagggtttcctctgggtgctccggtttcctcccacactccaaaaacatactagtagatgaattggttgctaacaaattgaccctagtctgtgtgtgtgttagggaatttagactattagccccaatggggcagggactgatgtgagtaatgataataataataaataatttatatatatatctatctctctgatctgtctatctatatatctatccgtatatctatatctctcatatatatatatatatatatatatatatatatatatatatatatatatatatatatctcaatctaTCTGTATATTTGTCTATCTGTCAatctctatctatttatatagctatgtctcatatatattgatctgtctatatatctatccCTATATCTATATCTCCCTCATATCTCTCACTCTCTCATATACATGGattaatctatctctttctgcctctttatctatctatctctctatatttatctctctccctcccatgtatatatatatatatatatatatatataaactctgGTACATGCTGTATTTTTAACGAGTGATAATCAGTTTGACAAATGAAAACGTTCACTTAGCAAGTGAGCTGTCCCGTCTCTAGTGCTGAATTGAGAATCCCTTTCAGCCTGtagtgtacagtatgtatgtactATTATATTAGTTGTTTAAAGGTGACAAACTCTTATCTGTCTGAAATAAACGGAGCTCTGGTCGGTGTCTGCTGTAGTTATAAACGTTACAATAGGGGAAGTATGAATTTATAAGCATCGTAAATGTATTTTAGGTGTCTGGTCAAACCTGAAAAGTCGTTTCACTGGTGCATCGTAATTATCACCTGTTGGGAGGAAATAACCTCTTTACTGTTACCTGGCTCCTGATTTCACTTGGAACCTTGTAAACCTGTCTTTCAGATTGTGTTGGAAACAGATGTTAGGCACGATCGTTAAATAAACACTACCCACATGCAATGTGAACTACAACCTTACAATATACTAAGAGGGATGAAACAGATGACCAAGATCTGAACTAGATCAAATTACCAATCTACATTTAACTGGCATTAAAGTGTAAAAGCCCTACCTGTATGTGAAAGAGTCATTAATCTGAGCATGGCTCCACgtgttttatattaattatagaGCAATGATGCCCAAATGTATCCTGTACATGTAACTGCCAGTACCCCAATCACTTTACCCTATCGATTCATGTCTGTGTGCACTACTTTACAATCGCAATTCatccatgtcctctgtccccgtATTTACCAATTTGTCTCCTGTGTTTATAGGGTTTAACAACGTTTGCCACGCAGTGGGACAGGCGAGCTTGTAAAAGTAAATCATTTACCAGAGAATAACCCCAGCATAATAGCTTTAAGCGATTTGGGgatgaaatctatttttttttctctctcgctctcgcagGTGCAATCTCaatcaattaaattaattaagATAATGCCGCTTACCCCAGAGATTTACATGGACTAGATTTGCCCTGCATATTTTAATAATGGTTCTGCTTGACTATTTATAGCATAGTTTAAATATATGGACGATATGAATTGGGGAGTTGCAGACATTCTATCGGGAAACGTTTAaagaatatgtagaacttaattaaCCAAACGTGAAAAATTAATGTTTATCTATATgttgttaattaaataaataaacaaagaaaataaaatagtttcaTGTAGTAGAAAAGAATGTACACCTGCATAGGGAAATTGTAGTTTTCTAAAATACAGTGGGCTAATAGTGGGTTTAAATATTTAAGGTTAATAGAAGTGAATGTTAGTTATCAGTATTGCAAGAATGTTATGTCATTGTCGATAATATTTTGCTGGTTCAATTATGACTGAATGGTGGCTTGTGGAGATTAAAACGGCTATGATCAATAACGGGTTAATGTGTCTGACAGTTAATTGGGTCTTCCACTATTGTTAGACGATGTAGACATGGTTCGGGATTAGTGGGGGATATATGGCTGTCCTTCAGTGTTAGCCAACAAGACTTTGGGTTTGGATGAATACATGACTAGGGCTTTCACAATCGGTTAGACTCTGGGGATAAATAAATGGCAGGTTGCCTCCAGTAGTCAGTTGGGATTTAGAAGGGGGTTATTGGGTTGTAGAGAATTGAGATCTGCTGGGTCGGTTGGGCTTAAGCGCACAGCCCGCCGGCCCCCTGGCGATGCTCAACCAGGCGTAAAAGAGGCTTTTGTTAAGAACGTGTGCGGTTCGCGTGCCTCTCTCTGGACAGCAGTCAGGCTGGAGAGGTTGAGAGTGGGTCTGATTGTGACTAAAAGAGGTTGAGGGGGGGTGTGAGTGGGATGGATCACTGTTAATCCAATAAATAATGGGAGATTgttctatatatagtatatatagtatttgGCGGAACAACAGTGTTATACGAGGCTTGGGCAACCTGTGGTTGAGCAGctgttgtggaattacaagtcacctgtatgctggtacttgtagttctataactATTGAAGAGCTACATGTTGCTTTTTGCTCTGCCTTATATTCTTAGTGACAAATAGGGAAATCTCAGTTACCAAATTCCTTTACCAAagcagactaaacaggctctcaTAAGGATGCGTTATATCAGAACTAGACAAACTATGGCTGTTCagctattgtgaaactacaagtcccatcatgctaaGACTTTTAGTTCTACAGCAGTTGGACAGCCTCATATTATGCTTTATAATGTTCTATATAAAAACGTaagtaaaatgattaaaaaaagtattttcaagtttaaaaataattctgaACCTCATTAGCAAAACCAGTCAATAAGAATTTGGCTGCTATGTTTCATTAGTTTAAAGTACGTTTGAATTCTGGTCTAAATAATGCAGGAGGTTTCAATCAAAGCACTCTTAAAACTATTCATGCAGCTGTCCCCGGGTTGAGTTGCGTTATTATTCCAGTGTTTTCGTCTGGCAATGAACCGGTTAAGGGTACATAGCTGAGAAACCATAGGCTAGTAGCCTTTGACCTAGACTTGTGTTGATGACTCATGTGCACAGATTCATCACCTCCTGCCTTTTAAAGCCATACTCACGAATCAACACCCACTACCTGTGCAGCCCATCTGTCGGTCTGAAAAATCTGACAAGCAGACTGCAGAGTACATACATGTGAAATCTGGATTGTTACTCTTTGGTGgtagcacagaataaaaaaataattatttggacAGTACATTGTTTATGAATGTATTGTTATCTAAACAGATATTGTAAGGTTAATAAGGTTAATATCATTACGTACCTTAGTAGAGGACAGCGAGAGGATTATTAGGTTGGATTGATAGAGTACATAGACCTGAAGTCAGTCTTGTTCACTTTAATCTTCTTATACTACACATATTAATACAGTACATTTCCCTCAAATGATGAAGGTATGTCTAGTTGAGTGGAGATTGCATTTGCAGTTTAATGCTCTGGGATGGGCGCATTGTACTGCATAATCCCCATAAAAGGGTCGACTCTAAGTGCATCTTAAAATGGAAATAAACCAGTGTGTATTAAATCaataaaaaggaaatttggagtcTGGAAAGACCTTTACTTCCTCACATAAATTAAAATCATATGAAAAGGCAATAAGCGGTTTTTGTAGATgtgataagtgattttttttccacaAGGTACTTGAGTACATTAGAGTGTTAAAAGATCAATGACACAGTGCGTGTTCATGGAGGGAAGAGAGTCAAGTCCTATGGCAAGAAGCTGTATTTAACTTAAGCAGATGAAGTTCGACATAATAAAAGAACTAACTTAAATCTGTtattcataatattattattatgactctTTTCTAATATACATGTCAATTAACAGTCTACAGAAGCCAAAAGCTAGTTACTTTTAGATTGTATGCAAAACTAATTACTGTCCTGTAATGAAGACCAGAAaatcctgatatatatataatataaaaataatatcttGTCCTTGCAGCTTTTGACCAATGGTCACCTATTAAGGTGTAATATAACGTTACCATAATATATCAATTTGAGAGAGTTACTAGTTGACAAACAGGAAGTATAACATGTattgtgtacaatataaattatGATATTCATTCACGAGATTAAAGGAATCTACAGCATTGGTGGAATATTATTCTCCAGTGAATTGTGATTAATTACCTTACTGCACAAAATAACATAATTAGTTTCTCTGGAAGCAATAATATCTCACCACCACATCAAAGTAGACACTTATATGTAGCGGTTGTCAGAGTATATGATGGGAAATTGCTTTATCGCTTGGGACAATAAGATGAGagttaatttaatataaaaaggatAAAGAGGAGCAGGGGTATCTTTAGACCTATAACAGAAGTGCGATGAATATAACATTATTTAGATTGAAAGGAACATTTCCAAAAGGTTTAATATGAGTGGCAGATACAATATATACAGCATGGCTCATTTGGGCAGTGATTTGCTAGTGATTGTTTAATTATAATGTTATACcttaaaattgtttaaaataatgatGTTGAATTTAATCTGAATGTCAGGAAAACTATGGTCATAAGGAAGAGGGATTAGAGCTAAAATATGTGAACTAGTGGATAGCGGGATCATGAATAAATAAGTGAGAAGATGTTTGGGATGGAGAGAATCACAtatacagaggtaagtgaaatAGTACCGAAAAATAGAGAAATGACACTAGAGTGATAAGAAGGTAGAGAAGAACACGAGAACAAAAAACAATGAAGACGAGGCAAAAAGAGTATGATGTAAAAAGGACTAGAACAGCAACAAACAGAAAAGATGTTATGCAGCAgctgagaaagaaagaaagaagtggTGAAAGTGTCGGAATCTCGTGAAGGGTGCAGCCTCTTGTCATTAATGGCACTTTGCAAATTAGGGGGCACCTAGAGGTTCCAGGGACACAAGTGTGAGGCGCACTGTTTGCAGCCTCCTTCTGCCTCCCCTTCTGTCACGTCTTGTGCACACAATGCACGGGGAGGAAGGGGTTAACCCTGTCCTGCGGGTACAAACAGGTTCGCAGAATCTGTAACTGGCGACAGATGgccacttttttttcccccctggccACAAAGAGATGGAAGAGAGAGAGCAGCGCTGAATACAAATGGtagcaggagagggagggggggcggtgggggggggggggggtgtttggtCACGTGATTCCCGGGCCGCTTGCCTGACTTGGGTGACCATATGGCGCGTGCCGGGGAAATTTAGAGGTGGGGTGTAAAGAAGGAGCCCTGGTGCTCATGCGCATAGGCTTCCTCTCTGCTAATCTATCTGGCTGCTCCCCctaccctcctctcctcctccctctcacTTGTCTCTTAGCGTCACTGGACCCGCTATAAAACCCCAGAGTCTCATCACAGCCCCcagaaataaaccaaaaaaaaaatcagcacagAACCTTCACTCTGCTTTGAACCACTGGAGGGGTTATGAGACTATCAGTTCTGGGGATACACTTATAATAAGGTAAGCCTAACCTGCATGATCATTATTGAGTCCAAGCCTTGTATACATACTCCCTTTATTTTCTTACTTAGAATAAAATATGACAATGCCTTTATGCAATACAAGTTTGTCTCTATCACGCTAATACATCGTTTTCTATATCTATTTTAACAGAAATAGGCTACATTTTAATTAGTGAAATGAACTATGTACTTGTAGTAGTCTTTTAATTACTTTCTCTCTTTGATATATATGTGGCATCCAGAACAACTACTAAACCGAGATattgctaaataaatgaatactAATCGAGAGATTACAAATCATGTTTTAGAATTTGGTTGCGTTTAGTGCCTTAAGTTTAGGAGTAACTTATCCACGTTTACCTGTGTGGTGTTACCAGCTAAAGCTGATCTGTAACGGTTTATACATATACTGCACTCTCCATTGAAACATAGAGGATGGTTGTACTGTAATTAGTAAGAGAAGGAGTGGTTAGAAGAGGAACATATGCTACCTGTTACTGTGAGAGTACATGCCACATCAGTCGCGTTGCAATCAATAGAGCTTTCAATTTACCAGCCTTGTGTCTCATTTTATTCCCCATATTAAATGTATTGGGTCAAACTGCAATGTAGCTGACATGTCAAGGGTCTACTTTATGTGTCAGGTTTTTATTGCTAGgtacagaaaagaaaatactaCAGCAAAGCCAGTGCTGCAAACTGCAAATGGGAGATGTGTATAATAAGGATCTGAAATGCACCTGATCCCTTCCTTTCACAGCGCCTGCGCTAGTTGTAATATAACTCCTTGTTTTCTGTACTttgtattttattgcattgaccCGTCCACTAAATGTATATGTGATTATtcacacacccccaaaaaaagtttttttaggtCAAACTCCATATTTTCATTGATTCTTCTcatctttgtattttatttttaatcacgTACGTCACATTTCTCTAATCTACTTAAGTTCAGACATAATACCTCCAGGTTACATAACAGCATTTAAGGACATATCTTATTATAATGTAGGGCTGCATAGTTACTCTACAATCTCTTACTACACTTTATTCGTTTACTAAATTAATGAAATTGTGATATGTgggtttatttaaatatatcattCTTCTCCGTACGACAGATTTGAAGATGACCAAGTCCTATCGAGATAATGGGTTGATTATGGCGGAAACTCAGAGCTCGAGAGGTTGGGTGGATGAATGTTTGAGCTCCCAAGATGATCATGACAtggagaagaagaaggaagagttAGAGGGAGTCATCAAAGATGTAGATGAGGACGCTCTAAAGCATCATAACGGAGAGGAGAATGAGGAGGAAGATTGTGAGGAGGATGATGACGACGACGACGATGAGGACGATgacgatgaagatgatgatgatgatgatgaagaagacgATGACCAGAAACCCAAAAGACGTGGACCCAAGAAGAAGAAAATGACTAAAGCGAGGATGGAGCGCTTTAAAATGAGGCGTATGAAGGCCAATGCTAGGGAGAGAAACCGCATGCACGGTCTTAACGCTGCCCTGGACAATCTCCGCAAGGTTGTTCCTTGTTACTCCAAAACGCAGAAGTTGTCTAAGATCGAGACCTTGCGCCTGGCTAAAAATTACATCTGGGCTCTTTCTGAGATTCTGAGATCTGGTAAAAGTCCAGATCTAGTGTCATTTGTGCAGACACTTTGCAAAGGGCTGTCCCAACCCACTACTAACCTAGTAGCTGGCTGCCTTCAGCTGAATCCCAGAACTTTTCTTCCAGAACAGAGCCAAGATATGCCACCACATATGCAAGCAGCGAGTGCTTCCTTCCCCTTGCATCCTTATCCTTATCAGTCGCCTGGTCTTCCTAGTCCTCCCTATGGTACCATGGACAGCTCCCAAGTCTTTCACGTCAAGCCACATTCATACGGCGCTGCTCTGGAGCCTTTCTTTGAAAGCACCGTCACTGACTGCACCAGCCCTTCGTTCGATGGGCCCCTTAGCCCACCCCTGAGTGTTAATGGGAACTTTTCTTTCAAACACGAGCCTTCAGCAGAGTTTGATAAGAATTATGCCTTTAC
This window encodes:
- the NEUROD1 gene encoding neurogenic differentiation factor 1 — protein: MTKSYRDNGLIMAETQSSRGWVDECLSSQDDHDMEKKKEELEGVIKDVDEDALKHHNGEENEEEDCEEDDDDDDDEDDDDEDDDDDDEEDDDQKPKRRGPKKKKMTKARMERFKMRRMKANARERNRMHGLNAALDNLRKVVPCYSKTQKLSKIETLRLAKNYIWALSEILRSGKSPDLVSFVQTLCKGLSQPTTNLVAGCLQLNPRTFLPEQSQDMPPHMQAASASFPLHPYPYQSPGLPSPPYGTMDSSQVFHVKPHSYGAALEPFFESTVTDCTSPSFDGPLSPPLSVNGNFSFKHEPSAEFDKNYAFTMHYPASIAVAQSHGPIYSTTGPRCEIPIDSIMSYDGHTHHERVMSAQLNAIFHE